One part of the Streptomyces ferrugineus genome encodes these proteins:
- a CDS encoding CPBP family intramembrane glutamic endopeptidase yields the protein MRITCAVAVLAAANLLNNWLARGPAMYVVICVTTTAVLLLIARWDGLTRADLGLDAVAVRRGLRWAPVLVGIVLLVLLVLLAVPAGREAFRDARATDLSLGRMLWGALVRVPFGTVLLEETAFRGVLWAMIRRRHGAAWATGVSSLLFGLWHLMPSRGINRSNAAVASAFGDGPGGVAPTVAVAIVATALAGVVLCELRRRSGSLIAPMTLHWAVNGLSYALAWSAARWWLDG from the coding sequence ATGCGGATCACCTGTGCTGTCGCCGTGCTCGCCGCCGCGAACCTGCTGAACAACTGGCTCGCGCGGGGCCCCGCCATGTACGTGGTCATCTGCGTGACGACGACCGCCGTCCTGCTGCTGATCGCCCGCTGGGACGGTCTCACCCGGGCCGATCTGGGGCTCGACGCGGTGGCGGTGCGCCGGGGACTGCGGTGGGCTCCGGTGCTGGTGGGGATCGTTCTGCTGGTGCTGCTGGTCCTGCTCGCCGTGCCGGCCGGGCGCGAGGCGTTCCGGGACGCCAGGGCCACGGATCTGTCCCTGGGGCGGATGCTGTGGGGAGCGCTGGTGCGGGTGCCGTTCGGGACCGTGCTGCTCGAGGAGACCGCGTTTCGCGGCGTGTTGTGGGCCATGATCCGGCGTCGGCACGGTGCGGCGTGGGCGACGGGTGTGTCGTCGCTGCTGTTCGGGCTGTGGCATCTGATGCCCTCCCGGGGCATCAACCGCTCCAACGCCGCGGTCGCCTCCGCCTTCGGCGACGGCCCGGGCGGCGTGGCCCCGACGGTGGCCGTGGCGATCGTGGCCACGGCCCTCGCCGGGGTCGTGCTGTGCGAGCTGCGCCGCCGCTCCGGCAGCCTGATCGCGCCGATGACCCTGCACTGGGCGGTGAACGGCCTCAGTTACGCACTGGCCTGGTCGGCGGCCCGCTGGTGGCTCGACGGCTAG
- a CDS encoding TetR/AcrR family transcriptional regulator, with product MARLPSAERRRQLTEAAIRAMARDGVPRTTTRSIAAEAGVSLSVFHYCFDSKQELIESVITTITEHYVTLVKDALRPRATLDETVRAGFQAYWDHVRAHPDEHMLTYELTQYALRQPGFEHLARRQYELYAETYADLIEQLRRSMGLRLRVPAPVLARYLAAMTDGLTLNYLVLGDEAAWNDILDTVSAHMAALVGEA from the coding sequence ATGGCACGGTTGCCGTCCGCCGAGCGGCGGCGACAGCTCACCGAGGCCGCGATCAGGGCGATGGCCCGGGACGGCGTCCCCAGGACGACCACCCGGTCCATCGCCGCCGAGGCCGGCGTCTCGCTGAGCGTCTTCCACTACTGCTTCGACTCCAAGCAGGAGCTGATCGAGTCCGTCATCACCACCATCACCGAGCACTACGTGACGCTGGTGAAGGACGCCCTGCGGCCCAGGGCCACCCTCGACGAGACCGTCCGGGCCGGCTTCCAGGCGTACTGGGACCACGTCCGCGCCCACCCCGACGAGCACATGCTCACCTACGAGCTGACCCAGTACGCCCTGCGCCAGCCCGGCTTCGAGCATCTGGCGCGCCGGCAGTACGAGCTGTACGCCGAGACGTACGCCGACCTCATCGAGCAGCTACGGCGGTCCATGGGCCTGCGGCTGCGCGTCCCCGCCCCCGTCCTGGCCCGCTACCTGGCCGCCATGACCGACGGCCTGACCCTGAACTACCTCGTGCTCGGCGACGAGGCGGCCTGGAACGACATCCTCGACACCGTCTCCGCGCACATGGCGGCGCTGGTCGGCGAGGCCTGA
- a CDS encoding acyltransferase family protein, giving the protein MSQHTLTAVTAPSPAPTKQRDAFFDNAKYAAIVLVAVGHAWEPLRDGSRAVSAMYMLVYAFHMPAFIVISGYFSRGFDGRPEQLKRLVSGLVVPYVVFETAYTLFTRWTDQEPDRPISLLDPLYLTWFLAALFLWRLTTPLWRRVRLPVPLALAVAMLATLSPSIGNDLDLQRALQFLPYFVLGLSLKPEHFRLVRRRAVRIAAVPVFAGAFVVAYWAVPRMTGAWFYHRDSARELGAPEWYGMLMTPVLFVCSLVLVACFLSWVPGRRMWCTVLGVGTLYGYLLHGFVAQGSKYWGWYDPAWIHRPLGAVVVTLVGAAVVTVLCTPPVRRALRFVVEPELGWLFRREAAEPDRERAAAART; this is encoded by the coding sequence ATGTCGCAGCACACCCTCACCGCCGTCACGGCGCCGTCGCCTGCGCCGACGAAGCAGCGGGACGCGTTCTTCGACAACGCCAAGTACGCGGCGATCGTCCTGGTGGCCGTGGGGCATGCCTGGGAGCCGTTGCGGGACGGCAGCCGGGCCGTCAGCGCCATGTACATGCTTGTGTACGCGTTCCACATGCCGGCCTTCATCGTGATCTCCGGCTATTTCTCGCGTGGTTTCGACGGCCGTCCGGAACAGCTCAAACGCCTGGTCAGCGGCCTCGTCGTGCCGTATGTCGTCTTCGAGACGGCGTACACCCTGTTCACCCGTTGGACGGATCAGGAGCCGGACCGGCCGATCAGTCTGCTGGACCCGCTGTATCTGACGTGGTTCCTGGCGGCGCTGTTCCTGTGGCGGCTGACGACCCCGCTGTGGCGGCGGGTGCGCCTGCCGGTGCCGCTGGCGCTGGCCGTGGCGATGCTGGCCACGCTGTCGCCGTCGATCGGCAACGACCTCGATCTGCAGCGCGCCCTGCAGTTCCTGCCGTACTTCGTGCTGGGTCTGTCGCTGAAGCCGGAGCACTTCCGGCTGGTGCGGCGCCGGGCGGTGCGGATCGCGGCCGTGCCGGTGTTCGCGGGTGCGTTCGTGGTGGCGTACTGGGCGGTGCCGCGGATGACCGGCGCCTGGTTCTATCACCGCGACAGCGCGCGGGAGCTGGGGGCGCCCGAGTGGTACGGGATGCTGATGACGCCGGTCCTGTTCGTCTGCTCGCTGGTGCTGGTGGCGTGCTTCCTGTCCTGGGTGCCCGGGCGGCGGATGTGGTGCACGGTGCTGGGCGTGGGCACGCTGTACGGCTATCTGCTGCACGGTTTCGTCGCGCAGGGCTCCAAGTACTGGGGCTGGTACGACCCGGCCTGGATCCACCGGCCGCTCGGCGCGGTCGTCGTCACCCTGGTGGGCGCGGCGGTGGTGACGGTGCTGTGCACACCGCCCGTCCGCCGGGCCCTGCGCTTCGTGGTGGAGCCGGAGCTGGGGTGGCTGTTCCGGCGGGAGGCGGCGGAGCCGGACCGGGAGCGGGCCGCCGCCGCACGTACGTGA
- a CDS encoding class F sortase: MATFWSAIAVMVLAVTLGGEDHSSDPRRAWGAPPAVESAAPSPADSHGPSADRSPPADRPVGKYLQRSRPVRLTIPKISVDAPFVDLAIGRAGRLEPPPAGNTNLVGWYAGGASPGEPGTSIIAGHVDTATSAAVFANLRELRKGDRFHVARADGRRASFQVDSVETFDKDHFPSDRVYGDTPRAQVRLITCAGSYDRQVKDYTANLVVFAHLV, translated from the coding sequence GTGGCGACCTTCTGGAGCGCGATCGCCGTCATGGTCCTGGCGGTCACCCTGGGCGGCGAGGACCACTCGTCCGACCCGCGCCGCGCCTGGGGCGCCCCGCCGGCGGTCGAGTCGGCCGCCCCCTCGCCGGCCGACTCGCACGGCCCGTCGGCGGACAGGTCCCCGCCCGCCGACCGGCCCGTGGGCAAGTATCTGCAACGGTCCCGGCCGGTGCGCCTGACCATCCCCAAGATCTCGGTCGACGCGCCGTTCGTCGACCTCGCCATCGGCCGGGCCGGCCGGCTCGAACCCCCGCCGGCCGGCAACACCAACCTCGTCGGCTGGTACGCGGGCGGAGCGTCCCCCGGCGAGCCGGGCACGTCGATCATCGCCGGCCATGTGGACACGGCCACGTCCGCCGCGGTCTTCGCCAACCTCAGGGAACTGCGCAAGGGGGACCGCTTCCACGTGGCGCGGGCCGACGGGCGCCGGGCGTCCTTCCAGGTCGACAGCGTGGAGACCTTCGACAAGGACCACTTCCCGAGCGACCGTGTGTACGGCGACACCCCCCGCGCCCAGGTCCGGCTCATCACCTGCGCCGGCTCCTACGACCGCCAGGTCAAGGACTACACCGCGAACCTGGTGGTCTTCGCCCACCTCGTGTGA
- a CDS encoding VOC family protein: protein MASRLNPYITFAGDARQALEFYKDVFGGTLNVNTYAEFGQKDSPMADKIMHGMLEAPNGFTLMAADTPTDDHRPGNNISVSLSGDDDAELRGYWEKLSADASVAVPLEKQMWGDVFGMCTDRFGITWMVNISQPAG from the coding sequence ATGGCCTCGCGGCTCAACCCCTACATCACCTTCGCCGGTGACGCCCGGCAGGCGCTGGAGTTCTACAAGGACGTCTTCGGCGGCACCCTGAACGTCAACACCTACGCCGAGTTCGGCCAGAAGGACTCCCCGATGGCCGACAAGATCATGCACGGCATGCTCGAGGCCCCCAACGGCTTCACCCTGATGGCCGCCGACACCCCGACGGACGACCACCGGCCCGGCAACAACATCTCCGTGAGCCTGAGCGGCGACGACGACGCCGAACTGCGCGGCTACTGGGAGAAGCTGTCCGCCGACGCCTCGGTGGCCGTGCCGCTGGAGAAGCAGATGTGGGGCGACGTCTTCGGCATGTGCACGGACCGCTTCGGCATCACCTGGATGGTCAACATCAGCCAGCCGGCCGGCTGA
- a CDS encoding class I SAM-dependent methyltransferase: MPAKNLTVNRAALGHRLAYALRHPDRVPRHLARSARDIWLRRRHPDHVSYYRAVMRSDTRADPDAAVGSHNRERWLALGAMQFDYLVGHGLRPEHRMLEIGCGNLRGGWRFIRHLEPGHYYGIDISPDILFAAQDTIVEMDLRQRLPTLTPVRDLTLRFLPDAHFDVVHAHSVFSHSPLPVIEECLANVGRVLAPDGWFDFTFDRTEGTEHHVLREDFYYRTETLLALAEKHGLRARFMADWEELPHRQSKIRVTHAV; the protein is encoded by the coding sequence ATGCCGGCCAAGAACCTCACCGTCAACCGCGCGGCCCTCGGCCATCGTCTGGCCTACGCCCTGCGCCACCCCGACCGAGTGCCCCGCCACTTGGCCCGCTCCGCCCGCGACATATGGCTGCGCCGCCGCCACCCGGACCATGTCTCCTACTACCGGGCCGTGATGCGCTCCGACACCCGGGCCGACCCGGACGCCGCCGTCGGCAGCCACAACCGGGAGCGGTGGCTGGCGCTCGGGGCGATGCAGTTCGACTACCTCGTCGGTCACGGGCTGCGCCCCGAGCACCGGATGCTGGAGATCGGCTGCGGCAACCTGCGCGGCGGCTGGCGGTTCATCCGCCACCTGGAGCCCGGCCACTACTACGGCATCGACATCTCGCCCGACATCCTCTTCGCCGCGCAGGACACGATCGTCGAGATGGACCTGCGGCAAAGGCTCCCCACGCTGACCCCGGTGCGCGACCTGACGCTGCGGTTCCTGCCCGACGCCCACTTCGACGTGGTGCACGCGCACAGCGTCTTCTCGCACTCGCCGCTGCCGGTCATCGAGGAGTGCCTGGCCAACGTCGGCCGGGTGCTGGCGCCCGACGGCTGGTTCGACTTCACCTTCGACCGCACCGAGGGCACGGAGCACCACGTGCTGCGGGAGGACTTCTACTACCGCACCGAGACCCTCCTCGCGCTCGCCGAGAAGCACGGGCTGCGGGCCCGCTTCATGGCGGACTGGGAGGAACTCCCGCACCGCCAGTCGAAGATCCGGGTCACGCACGCGGTGTGA
- a CDS encoding discoidin domain-containing protein, with amino-acid sequence MTRAGRPYRRRKNVTVVSLLLLVLSLAFGPTPSSAAGANWWDPTARPAPDSQINVTGEPFTGTNAQGEVRGFVDAHDHLFSNEAFGGRLICGKPFSEAGVADALKDCPEHYPDGSLAFFDFITNGGDGRHDPVGWPTFKDWPAHDSLTHQQNYYAWVERAWRGGQRVLVNDLVTNGVICSVYFFKDRSCDEMTSIRLQAKLTYDLQAHIDKMYGGPGKGWFRIVTDSAQAREVIEQGKLAVVLGVETSEPFGCKQILDIAQCSREDIDKGLDELHALGVRSMFLCHKFDNALCGVRFDEGGLGTAINVGQFLSTGTFWKTEKCTGPQHDNPIGGAAAPEAEEELPAGVEVPSYSADAQCNVRGLTELGEYAVRGMMKRKMMLEIDHMSVKATGRVLDMFEAASYPGVLSSHSWMDLNWTERVYGLGGFIAQYMHGSEGFVSEARRTEALRDKYGVGYGYGTDMNGVGGWPAPRGADAPNKVTYPFKSVDGGSVIDRQTTGERTWDLNTDGAAHYGLVPDWIEDIRRVGGQDTVDDLFRGAESYLDTWAASEGHESGVNLARGATASASSSEWSLFTSYRPNRAVDGDGGTRWASDWSDDQWFQVDLGSTQLVKRVTLDWERAYGKAYRVELSTDGETWRTAWSTVSGDGGLDTARFTGTPARYVRVQGLERGTDWGYSLTEVGVHSS; translated from the coding sequence GTGACCAGAGCCGGACGCCCGTACCGCAGACGCAAGAACGTCACCGTCGTGTCGCTCCTCCTGCTCGTGCTGTCCCTCGCGTTCGGACCCACACCGAGTTCCGCGGCCGGCGCCAACTGGTGGGACCCGACCGCACGGCCGGCGCCGGACTCGCAGATCAACGTCACCGGGGAGCCGTTCACCGGCACCAACGCCCAGGGAGAGGTGCGCGGCTTCGTCGACGCGCACGACCACCTGTTCTCCAACGAGGCGTTCGGCGGGCGGCTCATCTGCGGCAAGCCGTTCTCCGAGGCCGGGGTCGCCGACGCGCTCAAGGACTGCCCCGAGCACTACCCCGACGGCTCGCTCGCGTTCTTCGACTTCATCACCAACGGCGGCGACGGCAGGCACGACCCGGTCGGCTGGCCCACTTTCAAGGACTGGCCCGCGCACGACTCGCTGACCCACCAGCAGAACTACTACGCCTGGGTGGAGCGGGCCTGGCGCGGCGGCCAGCGGGTGCTCGTCAACGACCTCGTCACCAACGGCGTGATCTGCTCCGTGTACTTCTTCAAGGACCGCAGCTGCGACGAGATGACGTCCATCCGGCTGCAGGCCAAGCTGACGTACGACCTGCAGGCCCACATCGACAAGATGTACGGCGGCCCCGGAAAGGGCTGGTTCCGGATCGTCACCGACAGCGCGCAGGCCCGTGAGGTCATCGAGCAGGGCAAGCTGGCGGTCGTCCTGGGCGTCGAGACCTCCGAGCCCTTCGGCTGCAAGCAGATCCTCGACATCGCGCAGTGCAGCAGGGAGGACATCGACAAGGGCCTGGACGAGCTGCACGCGCTGGGCGTGCGCAGCATGTTCCTGTGCCACAAGTTCGACAACGCCCTGTGCGGGGTCCGCTTCGACGAGGGCGGACTCGGAACGGCCATCAACGTCGGCCAGTTCCTGTCGACCGGCACCTTCTGGAAGACCGAGAAGTGCACCGGCCCGCAGCACGACAACCCCATCGGCGGCGCCGCGGCGCCCGAGGCCGAGGAGGAGCTCCCGGCGGGCGTGGAGGTCCCCTCGTACAGCGCGGACGCCCAGTGCAACGTCCGAGGGCTCACCGAACTCGGCGAATACGCCGTCCGGGGCATGATGAAACGCAAGATGATGCTGGAGATCGACCACATGAGCGTCAAGGCCACCGGCCGGGTGCTCGACATGTTCGAGGCCGCGTCCTACCCCGGCGTGCTCTCCTCGCACAGCTGGATGGACCTGAACTGGACCGAACGGGTCTACGGCCTCGGCGGCTTCATCGCCCAGTACATGCATGGCTCGGAGGGCTTCGTCTCGGAGGCCAGGCGCACCGAGGCGCTGCGCGACAAGTACGGCGTGGGCTACGGCTACGGCACCGACATGAACGGCGTCGGCGGCTGGCCCGCCCCGCGCGGAGCGGACGCGCCGAACAAGGTGACGTACCCCTTCAAGAGCGTCGACGGCGGCTCGGTCATCGACCGGCAGACCACCGGCGAGCGCACCTGGGACCTGAACACCGACGGCGCCGCCCACTACGGCCTCGTCCCGGACTGGATCGAGGACATCCGCCGGGTCGGCGGCCAGGACACGGTGGACGACCTCTTCCGGGGCGCCGAGTCCTACCTCGACACCTGGGCGGCCTCCGAGGGCCACGAGTCCGGGGTGAACCTGGCGCGCGGCGCGACCGCGTCGGCCAGTTCCTCGGAGTGGAGCCTGTTCACGAGCTACCGGCCGAACCGGGCCGTCGACGGCGACGGCGGCACCCGCTGGGCGAGCGACTGGAGCGACGACCAGTGGTTCCAGGTCGACCTCGGCTCCACCCAGCTGGTCAAGCGGGTCACCCTCGACTGGGAGCGCGCGTACGGCAAGGCGTACCGCGTCGAGCTCTCCACCGACGGTGAGACCTGGCGGACCGCCTGGTCCACGGTCTCCGGTGACGGCGGCCTGGACACGGCCAGGTTCACCGGCACACCGGCCAGATACGTACGCGTCCAGGGGCTGGAGCGCGGCACCGACTGGGGCTACTCCCTCACCGAGGTCGGCGTCCACAGCAGCTGA
- the htpG gene encoding molecular chaperone HtpG, with protein MPTETFEFQVEARQLLQLMIHSVYSNKDVFLRELVSNASDALDKLRLEKLRDDALDADVSDLHIAIDVDKESRTLTVRDNGIGMSYDEVGKLIGTIANSGTATFLKELREAQDEAGAEGLIGQFGVGFYSGFMAADEMTLVTRRAGETQGTRWTSRGEATYTLETVDDAPQGTSVTLHLKPADPENQLHDYTSPWKIREIVKRYSDFITWPIRMVPEPGDGDTTPEPETLNSMKALWARSREEVSDDEYHELYKHISHDWREPLETIRLQAEGTFEYQALLFVPSHAPHDLFTREFKRGVQLYVKRVFIMDNCEALLPPYLRFVKGVVDAADLSLNVSREILQQDRHIRMMQRRLTKKVLSTVKDFMTKDTDRYATFWREFGTVVKEGLVTDSENSEAILAVASFATTHSDDEPTTLAQYVERMKDGQDDIYYITGESRQSIENSPHMEAFRDKGIEVLLLTDAVDEVWVDAVGEYEGRKLRSVTKGEIDLDAEDDEKADGERAKQAEEYAGLLGWMGEQLDEDIKEVRLSTRLTVSPACVVSDAHDLTPALENMYRAMGQEVPRTKRILELNPEHLLVKGLNQAYKEREDRSGLVESAELLHTLAVLAEGGQPKDPARFVKLVADRLERTL; from the coding sequence ATGCCGACCGAGACGTTTGAGTTTCAGGTAGAGGCCCGTCAGCTGCTCCAGCTGATGATCCACTCGGTCTACTCGAACAAGGATGTCTTCCTGCGCGAGCTCGTCTCCAACGCCTCCGACGCGCTCGACAAGCTGCGCCTGGAGAAGCTGCGCGACGACGCGCTCGACGCAGATGTGTCCGACCTGCACATCGCGATCGACGTCGACAAGGAGTCCCGTACCCTCACGGTCCGGGACAACGGCATCGGGATGTCGTACGACGAGGTCGGCAAGCTGATCGGCACCATCGCCAACTCGGGTACGGCCACCTTCCTCAAGGAGCTGCGCGAGGCGCAGGACGAGGCCGGGGCCGAGGGGCTCATCGGACAGTTCGGCGTCGGCTTCTACTCGGGCTTCATGGCGGCGGACGAGATGACGCTGGTGACCCGGCGCGCCGGCGAGACCCAGGGCACCCGCTGGACGTCGCGCGGCGAGGCCACGTACACCCTGGAGACGGTCGACGACGCCCCGCAGGGCACCTCGGTCACCCTCCACCTCAAGCCCGCCGACCCCGAGAACCAGCTCCACGACTACACCTCGCCCTGGAAGATCAGGGAGATCGTCAAGCGGTACTCGGACTTCATCACCTGGCCGATCCGGATGGTCCCCGAGCCGGGCGACGGCGACACCACGCCCGAGCCCGAGACGCTGAACTCCATGAAGGCCCTGTGGGCGCGCTCGCGCGAGGAGGTGTCCGACGACGAGTACCACGAGCTGTACAAGCACATCAGCCACGACTGGCGCGAACCCCTGGAGACCATCCGGCTCCAGGCCGAGGGCACCTTCGAGTACCAGGCCCTGCTCTTCGTCCCCTCGCACGCCCCGCACGACCTGTTCACCCGGGAGTTCAAGCGCGGCGTCCAGCTCTATGTGAAGCGCGTCTTCATCATGGACAACTGCGAGGCGCTGCTGCCGCCGTACCTGCGCTTCGTCAAGGGCGTCGTCGACGCGGCCGACCTCTCGCTCAACGTCTCCCGCGAGATCCTCCAGCAGGACCGGCACATCCGGATGATGCAGCGCCGGCTGACCAAGAAGGTGCTGTCCACGGTCAAGGACTTCATGACCAAGGACACCGACCGCTACGCCACCTTCTGGCGGGAGTTCGGCACGGTCGTCAAGGAGGGCCTGGTCACCGACTCCGAGAACAGCGAGGCCATCCTCGCCGTCGCCTCGTTCGCCACCACGCACTCCGACGACGAGCCGACCACCCTCGCGCAGTACGTCGAGCGGATGAAGGACGGCCAGGACGACATCTACTACATCACCGGTGAGTCCCGGCAGAGCATCGAGAACTCCCCGCACATGGAGGCGTTCCGCGACAAGGGCATCGAGGTGCTGCTGCTCACCGACGCCGTCGACGAGGTGTGGGTCGACGCCGTGGGCGAGTACGAGGGCAGGAAGCTGCGGTCCGTCACCAAGGGCGAGATCGACCTCGACGCCGAGGACGACGAGAAGGCCGACGGGGAGCGGGCCAAGCAGGCCGAGGAGTACGCCGGGCTGCTCGGCTGGATGGGGGAGCAGCTCGACGAGGACATCAAGGAGGTGCGCCTGTCGACGCGGCTCACCGTCTCGCCGGCTTGTGTCGTCTCCGACGCCCACGATCTGACGCCGGCCCTGGAGAACATGTACCGCGCGATGGGCCAGGAGGTGCCGCGCACCAAGCGCATCCTGGAGCTCAACCCCGAGCACCTGCTGGTGAAGGGCCTGAACCAGGCGTACAAGGAGCGCGAGGACCGCTCGGGGCTCGTGGAGTCCGCCGAGCTGCTCCACACGCTGGCGGTGCTCGCCGAGGGCGGCCAGCCCAAGGACCCCGCCCGCTTCGTGAAGCTGGTCGCGGACCGCCTGGAGCGCACCCTGTAG
- a CDS encoding IS110 family RNA-guided transposase: protein MPQIWAGVDIGKTHHHCVVINTNGERLLSRRVQNDESDLFQLIGDVLAISPDALWAVDLNHGGAALLLGLLVNHGQPVAYLTGFAVHRASGTYRGEGKTDAKDAFVIADQARVRRDLGLLRPGDDIAVDLRTLTARRLDVVFDRTRQINRLRAQLLEIFPGLERALDLTLKGPVMLLTGYQSPAAIRRAGVRRIETWLKNRKVRGAATLARTAVETAQGQLTALPGEKLAAAMVARLAKAVMDLDAEIAELETLIEATFRQHPHAEVIRSLPGMGPRLGAEFIAATGGDLGVFGSSDRLAGFAGLAPQPRDSGRVSGNLRRPKRYHRGLLRTLYLSAMVSLQCCPASKAYYDRKRREGKGHKQALLALARRRVNVLWAMIRDGECYHETPPVTLAA, encoded by the coding sequence GTGCCCCAGATCTGGGCCGGAGTGGACATCGGCAAGACGCATCACCACTGCGTGGTGATCAACACGAATGGTGAACGGCTGTTGTCCCGCCGCGTCCAGAACGACGAGTCCGACCTGTTTCAGCTGATCGGCGACGTGCTGGCGATATCCCCGGACGCGCTGTGGGCCGTCGACCTCAACCACGGCGGGGCCGCGCTGCTGCTCGGCTTGCTGGTCAACCACGGCCAGCCGGTGGCCTATCTGACCGGCTTCGCGGTTCATCGCGCGTCGGGCACCTACCGGGGCGAGGGGAAGACGGACGCCAAAGACGCCTTCGTCATCGCCGACCAGGCACGCGTCCGGCGTGACCTCGGCCTGCTTCGGCCGGGCGACGACATCGCCGTCGACCTGCGCACCCTGACCGCCCGTCGCCTGGATGTGGTCTTCGACCGAACCCGGCAGATCAACCGGCTGCGAGCCCAGCTCCTGGAAATCTTTCCCGGCCTGGAGCGGGCGCTGGACCTGACCCTCAAGGGGCCAGTCATGCTGCTGACCGGCTACCAGAGCCCGGCCGCCATCCGTCGCGCGGGTGTTCGGCGCATCGAGACCTGGCTGAAGAACCGTAAGGTCCGCGGCGCCGCAACGCTCGCCCGCACGGCCGTGGAGACCGCCCAGGGGCAACTGACCGCGTTGCCCGGGGAGAAGCTGGCTGCCGCCATGGTGGCCCGCCTCGCGAAGGCGGTCATGGACCTCGATGCAGAGATCGCGGAGCTGGAGACTCTCATCGAGGCGACATTTCGTCAGCACCCGCACGCTGAGGTGATCCGCAGTCTGCCTGGCATGGGTCCCAGGCTCGGAGCGGAGTTCATCGCCGCTACCGGCGGCGACTTGGGTGTCTTCGGCAGCTCCGACCGCCTGGCCGGATTCGCCGGACTGGCTCCACAGCCACGCGATTCCGGTCGGGTCAGTGGAAACCTGCGCCGGCCTAAGCGATATCACCGTGGACTGCTGCGGACGCTGTATTTGTCGGCGATGGTCAGCCTGCAGTGCTGTCCGGCCTCGAAGGCCTACTACGACCGGAAGCGGCGGGAGGGCAAGGGACACAAGCAAGCACTGCTGGCTCTCGCTCGCCGCCGGGTCAACGTGCTGTGGGCGATGATCCGTGACGGAGAGTGCTACCACGAGACACCTCCCGTCACACTCGCGGCTTGA